One region of Eupeodes corollae chromosome 1, idEupCoro1.1, whole genome shotgun sequence genomic DNA includes:
- the LOC129954171 gene encoding 14-3-3 protein epsilon, protein MSERENNVYKAKLAEQAERYDEMVEAMKKVASMDVELTVEERNLLSVAYKNVIGARRASWRIITSIEQKEENKGAEEKLEMIKTYRGQVEKELRDICSDILNVLEKHLIPCATSGESKVFYYKMKGDYHRYLAEFATGSDRKDAAENSLIAYKAASDIAMNDLPPTHPIRLGLALNFSVFYYEILNSPDRACRLAKAAFDDAIAELDTLSEESYKDSTLIMQLLRDNLTLWTSDMQADGEGEQKEQIQDVEDQDVS, encoded by the exons ATGTCTGAACGCGAAAATAATGTTTACAAGGCTAAATTGGCTGAACAAGCCGAACGCTACGATG aAATGGTTGAGGCCATGAAGAAAGTCGCATCCATGGATGTTGAACTTACGGTTGAAGAGAGAAACCTTCTATCAGTCGCATATAAAAATGTGATTGGAGCTCGTCGTGCCTCATGGCGAATAATCACCTCAATCGAACAGAAGGAAGAAAACAAAGGAGCCGAAGAGAAGCTTGAAATGATCAAAACTTATCGCGGTCAGGTGGAAAAAGAATTGCGCGATATTTGTTCCGATATTCTAAATGTATTGGAGAAACATCTCATTCCATGTGCCACAAGTGGCGAGAgtaaagtattttattataaaatgaagGGTGATTATCATCGTTATTTGGCTGAATTCGCTACCGGATCGGATCGTAAGGATGCCGCTGAGAACTCACTGATCGCCTATAAGGCAGCCAGCGATATCGCCATGAACGATCTTCCTCCAACACATCCAATTCGTTTGGGATTAGCTCTTAATTTCTCC GTGTTTTACTATGAAATTTTGAACTCGCCGGACCGTGCCTGCAGACTGGCGAAAGCAGCGTTTGATGATGCCATCGCTGAGCTGGATACACTCAGCGAAGAAAGCTACAAAGACTCAACGCTAATCATGCAGCTTTTAAGGGACAACCTTACCCTATGGACGTCCGATATGCAGGCTGATg gtgaaGGCGagcaaaaagaacaaattcaaGATGTTGAAGATCAGGATGTGTCGTAA